A stretch of the Lactuca sativa cultivar Salinas chromosome 9, Lsat_Salinas_v11, whole genome shotgun sequence genome encodes the following:
- the LOC111898245 gene encoding uncharacterized protein LOC111898245, translating to MSLQELVTSISQSQTQFQQETKNTFSNIQEQIGDLATAFNKMEQRGKLPSQTEKNPNVSEIILRSWKTLGSSNPKRVSREEDDEVIVVEPSRVVVPPKELAVTNIEQLESSNKTIKPLVQINLPLLNVIKQIPSYVKFLKDLCTKRRKIKENEKIQVNANVSVILEARSVMPYSVFQSLNVGPLEETEVIIQLADKSNFYVIDLEEKAPSKSSMTIIGRTFMNNAQTIVDVHKGKLTMEFDGEIIHFNVIEAMRYPSNISPLYRVDVIQPINGISLKVCTHKILMEDYCKDKREAQRRLNPLMTEVVKKKIIKRFKRCKEKKKAFHDKHITQKHFIPGQKVLYYSRLKLFLGKLRSRWHRPFIALKMFDLGAVGLKSLETNQIFKVNGHRLKPFYKSFDSGEFDNVTFETLI from the exons ATGAGTCTTCAAGAACTTGTTACTTCTATTTCTCAAAGCCAAACTCAATTTCAACAAGAGACCAAGAACACCTTTTCCAACATTCAAGAACAAATTGGAGACTTGGCCACCGCTTTCAACAAGATGGAACAAAGGGGTAAACTTCCTTCTCAAACCGAGAAGAACCCCAATGTGAGTGAAATAATCTTGAGAAGTTGGAAAACACTTGGATCAAGCAACcctaaaagagtttcaagagaagaagatgatgaggttATTGTTGTTGAACCTTCAAGGGTGGTAGTTCCTCCAAAGGAACTAGCTGTGACAAATATTGAGCAACTAGAATCTTCCAACAAGACCATCAAGCCATTG GTCCAAATCAACCTTCCACTATTAAATGTTATTAAGCAAATTCCAAGTTATGTAAAATTCCTCAAGGATTTGTGCACCAAGAGGAGAAAAATCAAGGAAAATGAAAAGATTCAAGTCAATGCAAATGTGTCTGTG ATCTTGGAGGCTCGATCTGTGATGCCATACTCGGTTTTTCAATCTCTCAATGTTGGACCTTTGGAAGAAACCGAAGTAATCATTCAATTAGCGGACaagtcaa ATTTTTAtgtcattgatcttgaagagaaggCTCCTTCCAAATCATCTATGACCATCATTGGAAGAACGTTCATGAATAACGCTCAGACGATCGTTGATGTCCATAAAGGGAAACTTACTATGGAGTTTGATGGAGAGATCATTCACTTCAACGTCATTGAAGCAATGAGGTACCCTAGCAACATTTCTCCATTATACCGGGTTGATGTGATTCAGCCAATAAACGGGATAAGCCTTAAAGTATGCACACACAAGATTCTTATGGAAGATTATTGCAAGGATAAGAGAGAGGCTCAAAGAAGATTGAATCCTCTAATGACGGAAGTGGTCAAGAAGAAGATAATTAAAAGGTTTAAAAGGTGCAAAGAGAAGAAAAAGGCATTTCATGACAAGCACATAACCCAAAAACACTTTATTCCGGGTCAAAAAGTTCTTTATTATTCACGCTTGAAGTTATTCTTGGGAAAATTGCGATCTCGATGGCATAGACCTTTCATTGCTTTAAAAATGTTTGATCTTGGTGCGGTTGGACTCAAGAGTTTGGAAACAAATCAAATCTTCAAAGTGAATGGGCACCGTttgaaaccattttataaaagctTTGACTCGGGAGAATTCGACAATGTAACGTTTGAAACTCTGATTTAG